From Triticum urartu cultivar G1812 chromosome 2, Tu2.1, whole genome shotgun sequence, a single genomic window includes:
- the LOC125538879 gene encoding putative adenylate cyclase regulatory protein, giving the protein MGSACSRNRGQVVHEDQLYSVKFSKSGSFKWLLHTLSRSSSDVLRKAQGPGPGRRPSLVELCVARVREDISRYSDFSMLPRDLSQQIFNELVRCSYINEELLGAFRDCALQDICLDEYPGVKDAWMEVIASQGQSLLSVDISCSDVTDSGLNLLKDCSNMQSLACNYCDRISEHGLKTVSGLSNLTSLSLKKCAAVTAEGAKAFAKLVNLVNLDLERCPKIHGGLVHLKGLRKLETLNMRYCNGITDSDMKYLSDFTSLRELQLSCCKISDCGVSYLRGLSKLSHLNLEGCAVTAACLEAISGLASLVLLNLNRCGICDEGCEKLEGLVKLKVLNLGFNHITDACLIHLRELINLECLNLDSCKIGDEGLLHLKGLLQLRSLELSDTAVGSNGLRHLSGLRNLHSMNLSFTVITDIGLKKIAGMNSLRSLNLDNRQITDNGLAALTTLTGLTHLDLFGARITDAGTNCLRCFKGLRSLELCGGLITDAGVKNIKDLKDLTLLNLSQNGNLTDKTLEIISGLTALVLLNLSSSRVSNAGLHHLRPLQNLRSLSLDSCKVTACEIKKLQLAALPNLVSVRPE; this is encoded by the exons ATGGGCAGTGCCTGCTCAAGGAACAGAGGCCAAGTGGTCCATGAGGATCAACTGTACAGTGTCAAGTTCTCCAAGAGCGGCAGCTTCAAGTGGCTGCTCCACACGCTGTCACGCAGCAGCTCTGATGTGCTCCGGAAGGCGCAGGGACCGGGCCCAGGTCGCCGCCCGTCGCTGGTGGAACTTTGCGTGGCCAGAGTCCGTGAG GACATAAGTAGGTATTCAGATTTCTCCATGCTGCCTAGGGATCTTAGCCAGCAGATATTCAACGAACTGGTGCGCTGTAGCTACATCAATGAGGAGTTGCTGGGAGCTTTTCGCGACTGTGCTTTGCAG GATATTTGTCTGGATGAGTACCCTGGAGTGAAGGATGCTTGGATGGAAGTAATCGCTTCTCAAGGGCAGTCCTTGCTATCTGTTGACATCTCTTGCTCTGATGTGACTGATAGTGGATTGAATCTTCTCAAAGATTGCTCAAATATGCAAAGTCTGGCATGCAATTACTGTGATCGAATTTCTGAGCATGGACTTAAAACAGTGTCAG GCCTCTCAAACTTGACATCGCTCAGCCTTAAGAAATGTGCTGCTGTTACAGCTGAAGGAGCAAAAGCCTTTGCAAAGTTAgttaacttggtaaatttggaCCTTGAGCGATGCCCAAAAATTCATGGTGGCCTTGTTCATTTAAAAG GCTTGAGAAAACTGGAAACACTGAACATGAGATATTGTAACGGCATCACAGATTCAGATATGAAGTATTTATCAG ATTTTACGAGCTTGAGAGAGTTGCAACTGTCTTGCTGCAAAATAAGCGATTGTGGTGTTTCTTATCTGAGAG GTCTGTCCAAACTATCCCACCTAAATCTGGAGGGCTGTGCAGTGACTGCTGCTTGTTTGGAAGCTATATCAG GATTGGCTTCATTGGTTTTGTTAAATCTCAATAGGTGTGGCATATGTGATGAAGGATGTGAGAAATTGGAAG GTCTTGTCAAATTGAAGGTTCTTAATTTAGGGTTCAACCACATTACAGATGCCTGCTTGATTCATCTACGAG AATTGATCAATTTGGAGTGTTTGAACTTGGACTCATGCAAGATTGGTGACGAGGGACTATTGCACCTGAAAG GCCTTTTGCAGTTAAGAAGTTTGGAACTTTCGGACACTGCAGTTGGAAGCAATGGACTTCGTCATCTCTCTG GTCTTCGGAATTTGCATAGCATGAATCTCTCTTTTACAGTGATTACGGACATTGGTCTGAAGAAAATTGCTGGCATGAATTCACTGAGGTCACTTAATCTTGATAATCGCCAAATCACAGACAATGGCTTGGCAGCTCTTACAA CTCTGACCGGATTAACGCACCTTGATCTTTTTGGAGCTCGTATAACTGATGCTGGGACAAACTGCCTCAGAT GTTTCAAGGGTCTGCGGTCTCTGGAGCTCTGCGGTGGGCTAATCACCGACGCTGGAGTGAAGAACATCAAGGACCTCAAAGACCTGACGTTGCTTAACCTATCCCAAAACGGCAACCTCACAGACAAGACCTTGGAGATAATCTCGG GCCTGACCGCTTTGGTCTTGCTGAACCTGTCGAGCTCCCGGGTATCCAACGCCGGCCTCCACCATCTGAGGCCGCTGCAGAACCTGCGCTCGCTGTCGCTCGACTCGTGCAAGGTGACGGCCTGCGAGATCAAGAAGCTTCAGCTGGCCGCCCTCCCCAACCTGGTAAGCGTGCGGCCGGAGTAG
- the LOC125538882 gene encoding transmembrane protein 184 homolog DDB_G0279555-like: MPAFSRSRKEKTRNATSRVKTPSYSSDRQTDRQRPNLQISRRLRSEQPPFPPACRRKLQPAGTMSMFPGMDLTKMDAPTLTLLGAACCVMLSMHFTVQLVSQHLFYWKNAKEQKAILIIVLMPPLYAITSFVGLLDIKGSKAFFTCLESVKECYEALVIAKFLALMYSYLNISISKNIVPDEIKGRVLHHSFPVSLFLPRNVRLEHKTLKLLKYWTWQFVVVRPVCSILIITLQLLGLYPSWVSWTFTIILNFSVSMALYALVIFYHLFAKELAPHKPLAKFLCIKGIVFFSFWQGCALDILAAVGVIQSHHFWLDVEHIQEAIQNILIILEMVVFSVLQQYAYHVAPYSGADKAKFEKKNE; the protein is encoded by the exons ATGCCAGCTTTCTCTCGCtcaagaaaagaaaaaacaagaAACGCAACATCAAGAGTTAAGACCCCAAGCTACTCGTCAGACAGACAGACAGACAGACAGCGCCCAAATTTGCAGATCTCTCGGCGGCTCCGCAGCGAGCAACCCCCCTTCCCTCCCGCGTGCCGACGGAAGCTGCAGCCTGCAG GCACCATGTCGATGTTCCCAGGGATGGATCTTACTAAAATGGATGCTCCAACGCTTACCCTCCTTGGAGCAGCTTGTTGTGTTATGTTATCTATGCATTTCACAGTACAGTTGGTATCACAACATCTTTTCTACTGGAAAAATGCCAAAGAGCAGAAGGCCATACTCATTATTGTGCTAATGCCTCCACTGTATGCCATAACTTCCTTTGTTGGTCTTCTGGATATTAAGGGAAGCAAAGCGTTTTTTACATGCTTGGAGTCTGTTAAAGAATGCTATGAGGCACTG GTTATTGCTAAATTTCTGGCATTGATGTACAGCTACTTAAATATATCTATTAGCAAAAACATTGTACCTGATGAAATCAAAGGGAGGGTGCTTCATCATTCTTTCCCTGTCTCTCTTTTCCTG CCCCGCAATGTTCGGTTGGAGCACAAGACATTAAAGCTTCTGAAGTACTGGACCTGGCAATTTGTTGTTGTCAGGCCTGTGTGCTCCATTTTGATTATTACACTTCAGCTTCTTGGGCTGTACCCCAGCTGGGTCAGCTGGACGTTCACAATTATACTGAACTTTTCAGTCTCCATGGCATTATATGCCTTGGTCATATTCTATCACTTGTTTGCTAAGGAGTTGGCACCTCACAAGCCTCTTGCTAAGTTTTTGTGCATCAAAGGGATTGTCTTCTTCTCTTTCTGGCAG GGCTGTGCACTGGATATTTTGGCTGCTGTAGGGGTGATTCAGTCTCACCATTTCTGGCTGGACGTGGAGCACATCCAGGAGGCAATCCAGAATATCTTGATTATCCTGGAAATGGTCGTCTTCTCAGTCCTCCAGCAATATGCATACCACGTCGCTCCGTACAGCGGCGCTGACAAGGCGAAATTCGAGAAGAAAAATGAATGA
- the LOC125538883 gene encoding calcium uptake protein, mitochondrial-like: MAHLRLLRSAVGRLRTAAPAGRAAFSSAAATTEAKATVREGVIAAAAAAVAGSGLGLWLMPPALADSGELARAAAAGQISAAAAGAGAVEERHEKRPRFLLADSYRRRVFFNYEKRIRLRSPPEKIFEYFASVRKPDGEMFMLPADLMRAVVPVFPPSESNVVREGRLRGEPSPGELHCAPSKFFVLFDTNTDGLISFAEYIFFVTLLSIPESSFSAAFKMFDVDLSGEIDKEEFKKVMALMRSYNRQGAAHRHGLRTGFKVGQSVENGGVVEYFFGNDGNEPLHFDKFTSFLKELHEEIIRLEFSHYDVKSTNTIPAKDFALSMVASADMNHISKLLDRADTLGNDPYLKDLRITFEEFKAFADLRRRLESLTMAIFAYGQVNGLLTKQDLKRAAHHVCGVELTDRVVDIIFHVFDMNNDGHLSSEEFLRALQRREADIHQPAARGGPMGWLNPKNRSSLLQMLR, translated from the exons ATGGCGCACCTGAGGCTCCTCCGGTCCGCCGTCGGGCGGCTCAGGACGGCGGCGCCCGCCGGCCGCGCAGCTTTCTCCAGCGCGGCAGCGACGACGGAGGCCAAGGCGACCGTCCGCGAGGGGGtgatcgccgccgccgccgcggccgtcGCCGGGTCCGGGCTGGGGCTCTGGCTCATGCCGCCGGCGCTCGCGGACTCCGGCGAGCTGGCCCGCGCCGCCGCGGCCGGGCAGATCTCGGCTGCCGCAGCGGGCGCCGGCGCCGTCGAGGAGCGGCACGAGAAGCGGCCGAGGTTCCTGCTCGCAG ACTCATATCGCCGAAGGGTGTTCTTCAACTACGAGAAAAGGATACGGCTTCGCAGCCCTCCTGAAAAG ATTTTTGAGTATTTCGCATCTGTGCGAAAACCGGATGGGGAAATGTTCATGTTGCCTGCCGACTTGATGAGAGCGGTGGTCCCTGTTTTCCCTCCATCAGAGTCGAACGTCGTGCGGGAAGGGAGGCTAAGGGGGGAACCCAGCCCCGGAGAGCTGCACTGTGCTCCATCCAAATTCTTTGTCCTGTTTGACACAAACACCGATGGTCTCATCTCGTTTGCCGA GTACATCTTTTTTGTTACATTACTCAGCATTCCTGAGTCAAGCTTCAGTGCGGCCTTCAAAATGTTTGACGTCGATCTCAGTGG GGAGATAGACAAAGAAGAGTTCAAGAAAGTAATGGCATTGATGCGGTCCTATAACAGACAAGGAGCTGCCCATAGGCATGGCTTACGTACAGGATTTAAAGTTGGCCAGTCTGTGGAAAATGGTGGGGTTGTTGAGTATTTCTTTGGTAATGATGGGAATGAACCTCTACACTTTGATAAATTCACAAGTTTTTTGAAGGAATTGCATGAAGAG ATTATTCGTCTGGAATTCAGTCATTATGATGTCAAGTCGACAAACACTATCCCTGCAAAGGATTTTGCACTGTCCATGGTGGCTTCTGCTGACATGAATCACATTAGCAAGCTACTTGATAGAGCTGATACGTTGGGCAATGACCCTTACCTCAAGGACTTGCGCATTACCTTTGAG GAGTTCAAGGCATTTGCTGATTTACGTCGAAGATTGGAATCATTGACGATGGCTATATTTGCTTATGGTCAAGTAAATGGGCTGTTGACAAAGCAGGATCTGAAGCGTGCAGCACATCAT GTCTGTGGTGTTGAATTAACCGACAGAGTGGTGGACATCATTTTCCATGTGTTTGACATGAACAATGATGGGCACCTGAGCTCAGAGGAGTTCCTGAGAGCACTACAAAGACGAGAAGCCGATATTCATCAGCCAGCGGCGCGAGGAGGTCCCATGGGCTGGCTGAACCCTAAAAACCGTTCTTCGCTCCTGCAGATGCTGCGCTAG